In Harpia harpyja isolate bHarHar1 chromosome Z, bHarHar1 primary haplotype, whole genome shotgun sequence, a single window of DNA contains:
- the GPR150 gene encoding LOW QUALITY PROTEIN: probable G-protein coupled receptor 150 (The sequence of the model RefSeq protein was modified relative to this genomic sequence to represent the inferred CDS: inserted 1 base in 1 codon) — protein MEEEEDPFPPGLNLSAPGAPRALPVPRAAGAGAVLLLALAGNGLVLRRLWGCRPRRRRDLLVGHLALADLAGCGLALLPRLAAELRGSAGAPGPTACRLLPLLQRCGPLASAHGLVLLALERRRPALPARGLAALGWLLAPLLALPQAFVFRPAPRPGEPRCRSVFEELPPWQGLAFAAYGAATGFLAPAGLLCWACARSLTALGAARRPAGRGRRRRRPARSGGGLPRGRARMLRLPLVLAALFAVCRLPRCAMELGLASAPGGGGRREALAALGIVAAANSALNPYACLLLHGRRRRRPPRGTGTATTTTAAACCCPXRTRRSAAAPPRGRSPPPAPPPRPHPEHRRHPDHRRHPDHRRHPEHRRHPEPRRHAEHRRHPEPRRHAENRRHPEPRRHPEPRRHPRLPRRPVACSSRARGVR, from the exons atggaggaagaggaggacccCTTCCCCCCCGGGCTCAACCTCTCCGCCCCCGGCGCCCCTCGAGCCCTCCCCGTcccgcgggcggccggggcgggcgccgTCCttctgctggcgctggcgggcaACGGGCTGGTGCTGCGGCGGCTGTGGGGCTGCCGGCCGCGCCGGCGAAGGGACCTGCTGGTGGGGCACCTGGCGCTGGCCGACCTGGCGGGCTGCGGGCTGGCCCTGCTGCCGCGCTTGGCGGCCGAGCTCCGCGGCTCCGCCGGTgcccccggccccaccgcctgccgcctgctgccgctgctgcagcGGTGCGGACCGCTGGCCTCGGCCCACGGGCTGGTGCTGCTGGCGCTGGAGCGGCGCCGCCCGGCTCTGCCCGCCCGCGGCTTGGCCGCCCTGGGCTGGCTGCTGGCTCCGCTCCTCGCCCTGCCCCAGGCCTTCGTCTTCCGACCGGCTCCGCGCCCCGGCGAGCCCCGTTGCCGCAGCGTCTTCGAGGAGCTGCCGCCCTGGCAAGGCTTGGCCTTCGCCGCCTACGGGGCGGCCACCGGCTTCCTGGCGCCCGCCGGGCTCCTCTGCTGGGCCTGCGCCCGCAGCCTGACCGCCCTCGGGGCCGCCCGACGGCCGGcgggccgcgggcggcggcgccggcggccggcgcggagcggcgggggtCTGCCCCGCGGGCGGGCGCGGATGCTGCGGCTGCCGCTGGTGCTGGCGGCTCTCTTCGCTGTCTGCCGCCTGCCCCGCTGCGCGATGGAACTCGGCTTGGCCTcagcgcccggcggcggcgggcggcgggaggcgctGGCGGCGCTGGGCATCGTGGCGGCGGCCAACAGCGCCCTCAACCCCTACGCCTGCCTGCTCCTCCACGGCCGCCGCCGTCGCCGGCCCCCCCGCGGGACCGGGACGGCGACgaccaccaccgccgccgcctgcTGCTGCC ACCGCACCCGACGgtcggcggcggcgccgccgcggggccgctctccgccgcccgctccgccgccgcgcccgcACCCCGAGCACCGTCGGCACCCCGACCACCGCCGGCACCCCGACCACCGTCGGCACCCCGAGCACCGCCGGCACCCCGAGCCCCGTAGGCACGCCGAGCACCGCCGGCACCCCGAGCCCCGTAGGCACGCCGAGAACCGCCGGCACCCCGAGCCCCGTAGGCACCCCGAGCCCCGACGGCACCCGCGGCTCCCCCGGCGTCCCGTCGCCTGCAGCAGCCGCGCCCGGGGCGTGCGTTAG
- the RFESD gene encoding Rieske domain-containing protein: MLDLIILSLHFFVCFLISVAIWRGPKDVDLCSSSTGTVEMEPDGLILIGKEGDIKKSQRVTAEVNGREVVVFYHEGKFHAMDSRCYHEGGPLRLGEIEDINGQACIVCPWHKYKITLETGEGLYEGINPLEPSPTPQWQSKGVKQRIHKVTIDNGNVYVSPPDLSVSFDSDYFADKYKNSGDLSMENKSNSQAAE, translated from the exons ATGCTGGACCTCATCATTCTCAGCCTCCATTTCTTCGTCTGCTTTCTCATCTCCGTTGCGATCTGGCGCGGACCAAAG gATGTGGATTTGTGCAGCTCAAGCACAGGAACAGTTGAGATGGAGCCAGATGGTCTTATATTGATTGGCAAAGAAGGTGACATAAAGAAGTCCCAAAGAGTAACAGCCGAAGTCAACGGCAGAGAAGTTGTTGTCTTCTACCATGAAGGGAAATTTCATGCTATGGACTCTCGCTGCTACC ATGAAGGAGGCCCTTTACGTCTTGGAGAAATAGAG GATATCAATGGTCAAGCATGTATTGTTTGTCCTTGGCATAAGTATAAAATTACTTTGGAAACAGGAGAAGGATTATATGAAGGAATAAACCCTTTGGAGCCATCACCAACACCACAGTGGCAATCAAAAGGAGTCAAACAAAGGATTCATAAAGTCACAATAGACAATGGAAATGTTTATGTGAGTCCTCCAGATTTGTCTGTAAGCTTTGACTCAGATTATTTTGCTGACAAGTACAAAAATAGTGGTGATTTAtctatggaaaataaaagcaactcACAAGCAGCAGAGTAA